From one Gimesia sp. genomic stretch:
- a CDS encoding Gfo/Idh/MocA family oxidoreductase, with translation METMNGQLNRKLRMALVGGGQGSFIGRVHSIAACLDNRAELVAGALSSNPEKAKASAPAYDIPPERAYGSIEELIEKESALPEDQRIDFISIATPNFTHFPIAKAAVEAGFNVICDKPMTFDLAQAEELKGLVEKSGVVFAVSHNYTGYPLVRMAREMILNGEFGEIQAVRSNYIQGWLRKRIEEEDQKQAAWRTDPTKSGAAGAFGDIATHAYNLGRYMTGLLPAEISCNLKIFAPGRQLDDYGHAVIRFQNGALGTVTASQISHGRENDLFIEIDGTKGALSWRQEEPNQMIVRRNGQPHAIYTRDPNAPFMNESGAAACRLPAGHPEAFFEAFANIYRSAFDAMISRITGESFEPKNTIYPNVYDGVEGMFFIEQSVASSKENGAWLPFDCDCARS, from the coding sequence ATGGAAACAATGAACGGTCAACTCAATCGTAAATTACGAATGGCACTTGTTGGCGGGGGCCAGGGTTCGTTTATCGGCCGTGTGCATTCCATTGCTGCCTGTCTGGATAACCGGGCCGAGCTGGTAGCGGGGGCCTTGTCCTCCAATCCGGAGAAAGCGAAAGCATCGGCGCCTGCTTATGACATTCCTCCCGAACGGGCTTATGGCTCAATTGAAGAACTGATTGAGAAAGAGTCCGCTTTACCCGAAGATCAGCGGATTGATTTCATCAGTATCGCCACACCGAACTTTACACATTTCCCCATTGCTAAGGCAGCTGTGGAGGCGGGTTTCAATGTGATTTGCGATAAGCCAATGACCTTTGACCTGGCCCAGGCAGAAGAACTGAAAGGCCTGGTAGAAAAGTCGGGGGTGGTCTTTGCCGTCAGTCATAATTACACCGGATACCCGTTGGTTCGGATGGCTCGGGAAATGATACTGAACGGAGAATTTGGTGAAATTCAGGCCGTTCGTTCGAATTACATTCAGGGCTGGTTGCGGAAACGCATTGAGGAAGAAGATCAGAAACAGGCTGCCTGGCGAACTGACCCTACAAAATCCGGGGCTGCTGGTGCCTTTGGTGATATCGCGACTCATGCCTATAACCTGGGACGCTACATGACCGGACTTTTACCGGCTGAAATTTCCTGTAACCTCAAGATTTTTGCCCCCGGTCGTCAGCTGGATGATTATGGTCATGCTGTGATCCGGTTCCAGAACGGGGCCCTGGGAACCGTTACCGCCAGCCAGATTTCGCATGGTCGCGAAAATGATCTGTTCATTGAAATTGACGGCACCAAAGGAGCACTGTCCTGGCGACAGGAAGAGCCTAATCAGATGATCGTCCGTCGTAACGGTCAACCACACGCGATTTACACTCGTGATCCCAATGCTCCGTTCATGAACGAAAGCGGAGCAGCTGCCTGCCGTCTGCCGGCAGGACACCCGGAAGCTTTCTTCGAAGCGTTTGCCAACATTTATCGGTCCGCCTTTGACGCCATGATCAGTCGGATTACGGGCGAATCATTCGAACCAAAAAATACGATCTATCCCAACGTTTATGATGGGGTAGAAGGAATGTTCTTTATTGAGCAGTCTGTGGCCAGCAGCAAGGAAAACGGGGCCTGGCTGCCATTCGACTGCGATTGCGCTCGCAGCTAA
- a CDS encoding class I SAM-dependent methyltransferase, producing the protein MSSESHSELECFRQLQQSPEIFELIASHSGTEFQLQKQLREQYPEDVVRAALTLAELRLRGRAKFSRADQMWFDRKSLEQATPEAVSHYKAARFSGSVYDFCCGMGGDLVALAQHARVTGVDLEPVLCQFARWNSEVYEVADRVTVINQPLEEVKDREGLLHIDPDRRPHSGGKVIRIEDYRPDLETLLGLIQEFAGGAIKLSPASNFAGKFPGSETELISLNGECKEATVWFGSLAGESEFRATAISKSGEVTSIAGHPMDAFCSVTPPEGYLYDPDPAVVRSGLLDVAAAECDLNRLDAEEEYLTSSEPVDSPFFRRFRILDELSNQDRDLKKYFRSADFGQLEIKCRRIPVPIEALRRKLSLKGKGAGVLVIARLDGKSRALVCERE; encoded by the coding sequence ATGTCCAGCGAGTCCCACTCTGAGCTTGAATGTTTCAGGCAGTTACAGCAGTCCCCGGAAATCTTTGAGCTGATCGCCTCCCACTCCGGGACCGAATTTCAGTTACAGAAACAACTGCGCGAACAGTATCCCGAAGATGTTGTGCGTGCCGCTCTGACGCTGGCAGAACTGCGGTTGCGCGGGCGGGCCAAGTTCTCTCGCGCGGATCAGATGTGGTTCGACAGAAAGAGCCTGGAGCAGGCCACGCCTGAAGCGGTTTCGCATTACAAAGCAGCGCGGTTTTCCGGTTCTGTATATGATTTCTGTTGTGGCATGGGGGGCGATCTGGTCGCCCTGGCGCAACATGCACGGGTAACGGGCGTTGATCTGGAACCGGTATTATGCCAGTTCGCCCGCTGGAACAGTGAAGTTTATGAGGTAGCGGACCGGGTGACTGTGATCAATCAGCCTCTGGAAGAGGTGAAAGATCGGGAGGGGCTGCTGCATATCGATCCGGATCGTAGACCCCACTCCGGCGGTAAAGTGATTCGCATTGAAGATTATCGACCCGATCTGGAAACATTGCTGGGGCTGATCCAGGAATTTGCCGGCGGGGCCATCAAGCTCAGCCCGGCCAGTAATTTTGCGGGAAAATTTCCCGGGAGCGAGACCGAACTGATCAGCCTGAACGGTGAGTGTAAAGAAGCAACCGTCTGGTTCGGCAGTCTGGCAGGAGAATCGGAATTTCGAGCCACCGCGATTTCAAAATCAGGTGAAGTTACCAGTATCGCCGGTCATCCGATGGACGCGTTTTGCAGCGTCACTCCACCGGAGGGATATCTGTATGATCCCGATCCGGCAGTCGTCCGCTCCGGGCTCCTGGATGTGGCAGCGGCGGAATGTGATTTAAACCGTCTTGATGCGGAAGAAGAATATCTCACGTCATCTGAACCAGTAGACTCTCCCTTTTTCAGACGCTTCCGGATTCTGGATGAGTTGTCGAATCAGGATCGCGACCTGAAAAAATATTTTCGCTCGGCCGACTTTGGGCAGCTGGAAATTAAATGCCGTCGAATTCCTGTTCCCATCGAAGCACTCCGCCGTAAGTTGTCACTTAAAGGCAAAGGGGCAGGTGTTCTGGTGATTGCCCGTCTGGATGGCAAATCTCGGGCTCTGGTCTGCGAACGAGAGTAG